In a genomic window of Helianthus annuus cultivar XRQ/B chromosome 10, HanXRQr2.0-SUNRISE, whole genome shotgun sequence:
- the LOC110880469 gene encoding uncharacterized protein LOC110880469, whose protein sequence is MKECLIQLPTLTAPREKEPLILYLSAVEVAVGAVLMVERENIQTPIYYISKMLTGPETRYSMIEKLVLALVHASRRLRRYFSGHVIIVLINYHLGQILSKPDVARRLAKWAIELGGYNILHRPRPAIKGQVLADFVTEVPIDKIQECEAIQNPVPVFDDRVWTLHTDGASNDDGAGAGLHLISPDDHELTYAIRLDFRSTNNEAEYEAFLAGLRLALKMGAKNLEANVDSKLVAEQVNGHYDAKGEAMALYLEQAQMLISQFQTFKINHINRSENKHADALSKLVATSFRHLAKKVRIEVLSNPSVPLKQVNIVEVGNPSWMSPIILYLQHGKLPEGKAKARKIQHKAINYEMADGILYRKSFMGPLLRCVDKTDA, encoded by the coding sequence atgaaggagtgtttgattcAGCTACCAACACTAACCGCGCCACGAGAAAAAGAGCCGCTGATTCTGTACCTATCCGCAGTAGAGGTAGCAGTCGGCGCGGTATTGATGGTAGAAAGAGAAAACATCCAGACCCCAATCTACTACATAAGCAAGATGCTCACCGGGCCAGAAACGCGCTACTCAATGATAGAAAAGCTGGTCCTTGCGCTAGTACATGCATCTCGACGGCTTCGCCGATATTTCTCAGGTCATGTCATCATAGTTCTCATTAACTATCATTTGGGGCAAATTTTGTCTAAACCCGATGTTGCGAGAAGATTAGCTAAGTGGGCTATCGAACTAGGAGGATACAACATCCTCCATAGACCACGACCAGCAATCAAGGGGCAAGTCTTAGCAGATTTCGTCACTGAAGTACCCATAGATAAAATACAAGAATGTGAAGCAATCCAAAACCCTGTTCCTGTTTTCGATGACAGAGTCTGGACTCTGCACACAGATGGGGCTTCAAATGACGATGGGGCAGGTGCTGGTCTCCATTTAATCAGCCCAGATGATCACGAACTTACATACGCCATACGCTTAGATTTCCGAAGCAcgaacaacgaggcagaatatgaagcattTTTAGCAGGCCTCCGTTTAGCGCTTAAGATGGGAGCAAAAAATCTTGAAGCCAATGTCGATTCAAAACTAGTAGCTGAGCAAGTTAATGGCCATTATGATGCGAAAGGTGAAGCTATGGCGTTATACCTAGAACAGGCGCAAATGCTAATCAGTCAATTCCAGacgttcaaaataaaccatataAACAGAAGTGAGAACAAACACGCGGATGCATTAAGCAAATTGGTTGCTACCAGTTTCAGACACCTAGCTAAAAAGGTACGCATAGAAGTACTGTCCAATCCTTCCGTTCCTCTCAAACAAGTAAACATTGTAGAAGTTGGCAATCCTTCCTGGATGTCCCCGATCATCTTGTACTTACAGCACGGCAAACTCCCGGAGGGAAAGGCCAAAGCCAGGAAAATCCAACACAAGGCAATAAACTATGAGATGGCGGACGGAATTCTGTATCGAAAATCGTTCATGGGTCCACTCCTGCGATGTGTAGACAAAACAGACGCATAG